A stretch of Enterobacter cloacae complex sp. ECNIH7 DNA encodes these proteins:
- a CDS encoding glycoside hydrolase family 3 N-terminal domain-containing protein, producing MTTIYKDAGRPVHERVADLLARMTPEEKFAQMHAYWLILDENGNHRERSDLSDEFAGVSEQAALSERLKLGVGQITRPLGTHIVDAKTGVRAANRLQRMMMEETRLGIPALFHEECLVGLLCKDATLFPSSLNYGSTWDSELVQRAAEQIGKEARSVGCQQGLAPVLDVSRDVRWGRTEETFGEDPWLVGVMATAYVKGLQGDKRDLLATLKHYVGHSFSEGARNHAPVHLGFSELNDTFLLPFEMAVKLANAGSVMPAYHDIDNQPGHSDSFLLTTVLREQWGFDGIIVADYGGVSLLHQHHGISHDAAESAALAFNAGLDVELPKDDCARHLAEAVERGLISMAKVDEIVARTLTEKFRLGLFENPYADENGIDLQNDMTRRAAREVATKSLTLLENNGILPLGGKPRVAVVGPTADDPLALLSGYSFPVHLIISDMVEETSQVTTPRAALEQYLGASNVRYAKGCHIIEKRMAGAPVFPGDSGGKPMQQSPVSQSTTLIPEAVNAAQESDVVVACVGDLAGLFQSGTVGEGSDTDSLNLPGVQQQLLEALVATGKPVIVVMTGGRPYNLQGLEDKVAALMMAWAPGQEGGWAIADVLTGRAEPQGRLVVSVPKSAGAMPYYYNHKLKSGGTPFAFHFGSRYPFGFGLGWTQFSWGAARVAESSVPVEGEVTLSVDITNTGERSGSEVVQVYVRDKVATQVRPLQELKAFQRVTLSPGETATLTFTLPVEMFNFTRRDGKRIVEPGEFELQVGASSADIREAVTVNATGETRVLPAEWRMLSTCEVRRA from the coding sequence ATGACGACTATCTATAAGGACGCGGGACGTCCCGTGCACGAGCGCGTCGCTGACTTACTGGCGCGCATGACCCCGGAAGAGAAGTTCGCCCAGATGCACGCGTACTGGCTGATCCTCGATGAAAACGGTAACCACCGCGAGCGCAGCGATCTGAGTGACGAATTCGCCGGCGTGAGCGAGCAGGCTGCGCTCAGCGAACGGCTTAAGCTGGGCGTCGGGCAGATCACGCGTCCGCTGGGCACCCACATCGTTGACGCGAAAACCGGCGTGCGCGCGGCGAATCGCCTGCAGCGCATGATGATGGAAGAGACGCGGCTCGGCATTCCGGCGCTGTTCCATGAAGAGTGTCTGGTGGGGCTGCTGTGCAAAGACGCCACCCTGTTCCCGTCGTCATTGAACTACGGTTCGACCTGGGATTCGGAGCTGGTGCAGAGGGCGGCAGAGCAGATCGGCAAAGAGGCGCGCTCCGTCGGCTGCCAACAGGGGCTTGCGCCGGTGCTGGACGTGTCCCGAGACGTGCGCTGGGGGCGAACCGAAGAGACCTTCGGAGAAGATCCCTGGCTGGTGGGCGTGATGGCGACCGCCTACGTGAAGGGTTTACAGGGCGATAAGCGCGACCTGCTGGCAACCCTGAAACATTACGTGGGTCACTCGTTCAGCGAAGGAGCGCGCAACCATGCGCCGGTCCATCTGGGGTTCAGCGAGCTGAACGACACCTTCCTGCTGCCGTTTGAAATGGCGGTCAAGCTGGCAAACGCCGGTTCGGTTATGCCCGCGTACCACGATATTGATAACCAGCCGGGGCACAGCGACAGCTTCCTGCTGACCACCGTCCTGCGCGAGCAGTGGGGATTCGACGGTATTATTGTGGCGGACTACGGCGGCGTCAGCCTGCTGCACCAGCACCACGGGATTTCCCACGACGCGGCCGAATCTGCCGCGCTGGCGTTCAACGCCGGGCTGGACGTTGAGCTGCCGAAAGACGACTGCGCGCGGCATCTGGCGGAAGCGGTAGAGCGCGGGCTGATCTCTATGGCGAAGGTCGATGAGATCGTGGCGCGTACGCTGACGGAAAAATTCCGCCTTGGCCTGTTTGAAAACCCGTACGCGGATGAAAACGGTATCGACCTGCAAAACGATATGACCCGCCGGGCCGCGCGGGAGGTGGCGACGAAATCGCTCACGCTGCTGGAAAATAACGGCATTTTACCGCTAGGCGGCAAACCTCGGGTCGCGGTAGTGGGGCCGACGGCAGACGATCCGCTGGCGTTACTCAGCGGCTACAGCTTCCCGGTGCATTTGATCATCAGCGATATGGTGGAAGAGACCTCGCAGGTCACGACCCCGCGCGCGGCGCTGGAGCAGTATCTCGGTGCTTCGAACGTCCGCTATGCCAAAGGGTGCCACATCATCGAAAAACGGATGGCGGGCGCGCCGGTCTTCCCGGGCGACAGCGGCGGCAAACCGATGCAGCAGTCGCCGGTATCGCAAAGTACCACTCTAATCCCCGAGGCCGTGAACGCCGCGCAGGAGAGTGACGTGGTGGTGGCCTGCGTGGGCGATCTCGCCGGGCTGTTCCAGAGCGGTACCGTGGGGGAAGGTTCCGATACCGACTCCCTGAACCTGCCGGGCGTGCAGCAACAGCTGCTGGAAGCGCTGGTCGCCACCGGTAAACCGGTGATTGTGGTGATGACCGGGGGGCGTCCATACAACCTGCAGGGTCTGGAAGACAAGGTCGCGGCGCTGATGATGGCCTGGGCGCCGGGGCAGGAAGGGGGCTGGGCGATTGCGGACGTGTTAACCGGACGCGCGGAGCCGCAGGGGCGTCTGGTAGTGAGCGTGCCGAAAAGCGCCGGCGCGATGCCGTATTACTACAATCACAAGCTCAAAAGCGGCGGTACGCCGTTTGCGTTCCATTTCGGTTCGCGTTACCCGTTTGGCTTCGGCCTCGGCTGGACGCAGTTTAGCTGGGGTGCAGCCCGCGTCGCCGAAAGCAGCGTGCCGGTCGAGGGAGAGGTGACGCTGAGCGTAGATATCACCAATACCGGGGAGCGCAGCGGCAGCGAGGTGGTGCAGGTTTACGTCAGGGATAAGGTCGCCACCCAAGTGCGGCCGCTTCAGGAGCTGAAGGCCTTCCAGCGCGTCACGCTCTCACCGGGCGAAACCGCCACGCTCACCTTTACGCTGCCGGTTGAGATGTTCAACTTCACCCGTCGCGACGGAAAACGCATCGTTGAGCCGGGCGAGTTTGAGCTGCAGGTTGGCGCATCGTCGGCGGATATCCGCGAGGCGGTGACGGTCAATGCGACAGGAGAAACGCGGGTGCTGCCTGCTGAGTGGCGAATGCTCAGTACCTGTGAGGTCAGACGCGCGTAG
- the ydiK gene encoding AI-2E family transporter YdiK, translated as MVNLRQPRDVAQILLSVLFLALMIIACLWIVQPFILGFAWAATVVVATWPLLLRLQKLLFGRRGLAVLVMTLLLFLLFIIPIALLVNSLVDSSGPVIRAISSGDLTLPDLAWLNSIPVVGSKLYSGWHSLLEMGGSALMAKVRPYIGTTTTWFVGQAAHIGRFMMHCTLMLLFSALLYWRGEQVALGVRHFATRLAGKRGDAAVLLAAQAVRAVALGVVVTALVQAVLGGIGLAISGVPYATVFTVVMLMTCLAQLGPLLVLVPSIIWLYWTGDTTWGTVLLVWSCVVGTMDNVIRPILIRMGADLPLILILSGVIGGLIAFGMIGLFIGPVLLAVTWRLFSAWVHEIPPPGTDPDVILSELEELEEKNMH; from the coding sequence ATGGTCAATCTTCGCCAGCCCAGGGATGTTGCGCAAATATTGCTGTCGGTGCTGTTTCTGGCCCTCATGATTATTGCGTGTCTGTGGATTGTTCAACCCTTTATTCTCGGCTTTGCGTGGGCTGCGACCGTAGTCGTTGCCACGTGGCCTTTGCTGCTGCGCTTGCAGAAGCTGCTGTTTGGCCGCCGCGGGCTCGCCGTACTGGTCATGACGCTCCTGCTGTTCTTGCTGTTTATTATTCCGATCGCCCTGCTGGTGAATAGCCTGGTGGATTCCAGTGGCCCGGTTATTCGCGCCATTAGCAGCGGTGACCTGACGCTGCCGGATCTCGCCTGGCTGAACAGCATTCCGGTGGTGGGCTCAAAACTCTACAGCGGCTGGCATAGCCTGCTGGAGATGGGCGGCAGCGCGCTGATGGCAAAAGTCCGCCCGTATATTGGCACCACTACCACCTGGTTTGTCGGTCAGGCGGCGCATATCGGCCGCTTTATGATGCACTGTACCCTGATGCTGCTCTTCAGCGCCCTGCTCTACTGGCGCGGCGAGCAGGTGGCTTTAGGCGTTCGTCACTTTGCCACCCGCCTGGCGGGCAAACGCGGTGACGCCGCGGTACTGCTGGCCGCACAGGCCGTGCGCGCGGTTGCGCTGGGGGTGGTGGTCACCGCGCTGGTGCAGGCGGTGCTGGGCGGGATCGGTCTGGCAATTTCCGGCGTACCGTACGCCACCGTGTTCACCGTTGTCATGCTGATGACCTGTCTTGCGCAACTGGGACCGTTGCTGGTGCTGGTCCCCAGCATTATCTGGCTCTACTGGACGGGCGATACCACGTGGGGAACGGTGCTGCTGGTCTGGAGCTGCGTGGTCGGCACCATGGATAACGTGATTCGTCCGATCCTCATCCGCATGGGCGCAGACCTGCCGCTGATCCTGATCCTCTCCGGGGTCATTGGCGGATTGATTGCCTTTGGCATGATTGGCCTGTTTATTGGCCCGGTGCTGCTCGCCGTCACCTGGCGTCTGTTCTCTGCCTGGGTGCATGAAATTCCGCCGCCGGGAACTGACCCGGACGTGATTTTGAGCGAACTGGAAGAGCTGGAAGAGAAGAACATGCATTAA